Proteins encoded together in one Nostoc sp. PCC 7524 window:
- a CDS encoding DUF928 domain-containing protein gives MKWLLAIALTLSSTTQYSTQVIAQTKQTPTTKQGVQPVKTPASPQKRTSRPVFVLPKAPARLSPISGRRAGMGSRDNCPAVATALTALVPLQEEKKVSKHTDKSVIGIVQGLTTSERPTFWFYVPYTHDLASSIAEFSLQDHGGEDVYRNAIALPPQPGIIAVSLPENVSLEVGQTYRWYFKIRCRQQTTSVPVYVEGDIQRINLDSRVTQELAAATNPQQKIFIYAKEGIWFNALTLLAQLRRANYRDPSVEADWQSLLQSAGLDHIATSPLLN, from the coding sequence ATGAAATGGCTCTTAGCAATTGCTCTGACTTTGAGCAGCACTACTCAATATTCAACACAAGTAATAGCCCAAACTAAACAAACACCAACTACAAAGCAGGGTGTACAACCAGTTAAGACACCTGCTTCACCTCAAAAACGTACCTCTCGACCAGTTTTTGTGTTGCCAAAAGCACCTGCTCGGTTAAGTCCTATATCTGGGCGTAGAGCAGGAATGGGTAGTCGGGATAATTGTCCTGCGGTTGCAACTGCACTCACTGCCTTAGTACCATTGCAAGAGGAAAAAAAGGTTAGCAAACACACAGACAAATCAGTTATAGGCATTGTACAGGGGTTAACCACCTCTGAACGACCTACATTTTGGTTTTACGTTCCTTACACTCATGATTTGGCTAGCTCCATCGCTGAGTTTAGCTTACAGGATCATGGAGGCGAAGATGTTTACAGAAATGCGATCGCCTTACCTCCCCAACCTGGTATCATTGCTGTTTCTCTTCCTGAGAATGTTAGCTTAGAAGTAGGTCAAACATATCGTTGGTATTTCAAAATTCGTTGTAGACAACAGACAACCAGCGTTCCTGTGTATGTAGAAGGAGACATTCAAAGAATCAATTTAGATTCTCGTGTAACCCAGGAATTAGCAGCCGCAACTAATCCCCAGCAGAAAATTTTCATCTATGCCAAAGAAGGTATTTGGTTCAACGCTTTAACTCTGCTAGCACAATTACGCCGTGCTAATTATCGTGATCCATCTGTTGAAGCAGATTGGCAAAGTTTATTGCAATCAGCAGGTTTGGATCATATTGCTACATCTCCTCTATTGAATTAG
- a CDS encoding exopolysaccharide biosynthesis protein, with translation MAKLSNELQRYFFEETRPAKVTLVDILLLAEERIFGFLLVILSLPSALPVPAPGYSTPFGVLIFLLAVQLIAGARTPWLPQKMMNHPLELETVQGFLKAGIPWLRRIEAIARPRLSYICTTLTGRVTIGMAIALMAISMMIPIPGTNTLPAMGIFVTGFGLLEDDGAISLGGLVLCLMGLILTTSILMALAWGGSSLLDIIKTWLGR, from the coding sequence ATGGCTAAACTCTCCAACGAATTACAACGATACTTTTTTGAAGAAACCAGACCAGCAAAGGTAACTTTAGTAGATATTTTGTTGCTGGCTGAGGAAAGAATTTTTGGCTTTTTATTGGTGATTTTGTCTTTACCATCAGCTTTACCTGTACCTGCACCTGGTTATTCAACTCCTTTCGGTGTCTTAATTTTCTTGTTAGCAGTCCAGTTAATTGCCGGTGCGAGAACTCCTTGGCTACCCCAGAAAATGATGAATCATCCCCTGGAACTAGAAACAGTCCAGGGATTTTTAAAAGCTGGGATTCCTTGGTTACGAAGAATTGAAGCGATCGCGCGTCCGCGTTTATCTTATATTTGTACTACGTTAACAGGCAGAGTCACCATTGGGATGGCGATCGCCTTAATGGCAATTTCGATGATGATTCCCATCCCTGGAACTAACACCCTCCCAGCAATGGGTATTTTCGTCACAGGTTTTGGCTTACTAGAAGACGACGGTGCTATTAGTTTAGGTGGTTTAGTTCTGTGTCTCATGGGACTAATTTTAACTACTTCGATTCTGATGGCCTTAGCTTGGGGTGGTTCCAGTCTCCTAGATATCATCAAGACTTGGTTAGGGCGCTAA
- a CDS encoding nucleoside deaminase, with the protein MNQEYFMHLAITEAQKGDAPYGAVIVKDNQVVATAYNTVDRDCDPSAHAEINVIRRLTAQRQNLSLEGYSIYTTGEPCPMCAGACVWSGITEIVYGASIADLIAINQSQINISCEEVIAKSFRNIKVTKGILRQECLSLFT; encoded by the coding sequence ATGAACCAAGAATATTTTATGCACCTAGCAATTACAGAAGCTCAAAAGGGGGATGCACCTTATGGTGCAGTAATTGTTAAAGATAATCAAGTTGTGGCAACGGCTTACAATACTGTTGATAGAGATTGTGATCCGTCTGCCCATGCAGAAATTAATGTCATTCGTCGTTTAACTGCTCAACGTCAAAACTTGTCTTTAGAAGGTTATAGCATATATACCACTGGTGAGCCTTGTCCTATGTGTGCAGGGGCTTGCGTTTGGAGTGGAATTACAGAAATTGTCTATGGTGCTTCAATTGCTGATTTAATTGCCATTAATCAGTCACAAATTAATATCTCTTGTGAGGAAGTAATTGCGAAATCATTCAGGAACATCAAAGTTACTAAGGGCATTTTGAGACAGGAATGCTTGAGTTTGTTTACTTAA
- a CDS encoding ABC transporter permease, with protein MEKYWKVLRLFWSAAIAAELEYRVNFLIATLSSLGNLAGSLFGLFLFYRTGYTFTGWSWEAALVVLGIFTLLQGFSATFLAPNLNRIVRHVLEGTLDFILLKPIRSQFWLSTYTISPWGVPDLIFGSIVIGYAGQRLGLRVENYLLSLVPLLCGLMILYSLWFMLGATSIWFVKIYNVTEVLRALVEAGRYPIVAYPAAYRFFFTFIVPVTFLTTVPAEVMLGRVQIHWLIGAALLALALFWASSRFWRFALRFYTSASS; from the coding sequence ATGGAAAAATACTGGAAAGTCCTGAGACTATTTTGGAGTGCGGCGATCGCCGCAGAATTAGAATATCGAGTCAACTTTTTGATAGCTACCCTCAGCAGCTTAGGTAATCTCGCGGGTAGTCTGTTTGGATTATTCTTATTTTACCGGACTGGCTATACTTTTACTGGCTGGTCATGGGAGGCTGCCTTGGTGGTTCTGGGAATTTTTACTTTATTGCAAGGTTTTTCTGCTACCTTTCTCGCACCCAATCTTAACCGCATCGTTCGCCATGTCCTAGAGGGAACTTTAGACTTTATATTACTCAAACCAATCCGCAGTCAGTTTTGGCTTTCTACCTATACCATTTCCCCTTGGGGAGTTCCAGATTTAATTTTTGGTAGCATTGTGATTGGCTATGCAGGGCAACGTCTGGGTTTAAGAGTGGAAAACTATCTGCTGAGTTTAGTCCCCTTATTGTGCGGTTTGATGATTCTTTATAGCCTGTGGTTTATGTTAGGGGCGACTAGCATTTGGTTTGTAAAAATCTACAATGTGACTGAAGTTTTGCGGGCTTTAGTGGAAGCTGGCAGATATCCGATAGTAGCCTACCCCGCAGCTTACCGCTTTTTCTTCACTTTTATAGTGCCGGTCACATTTTTAACTACAGTACCAGCTGAAGTGATGTTAGGGCGAGTGCAGATTCACTGGTTGATAGGTGCGGCTTTATTAGCACTGGCTTTGTTTTGGGCTTCTAGTCGGTTTTGGCGGTTTGCATTGCGATTTTATACCAGTGCTTCGAGTTAG
- a CDS encoding response regulator has protein sequence MITVLLVDDQSLIRQGLKALLELEPDLEIIGEAENGQMALELIAQLSPDVVLMDIRMPIMDGVAATKEIQKSFSWVKVLVLTTFDDDEYVKAAVQHGAMGYLLKDTPSEELAVAIRAVQKGYTQLGPGIVKKLLTQFQNMPPQTSPVPPALAELTPREKEVLQLIASGASNREISQKLYISEGTVKNHVTNILNRLSLRDRTQAAIVANTYLSYLNEST, from the coding sequence ATGATTACAGTTTTATTAGTAGATGACCAAAGTTTAATTCGTCAAGGCTTAAAAGCTTTATTAGAACTAGAACCAGATTTAGAAATTATCGGTGAAGCAGAAAATGGTCAAATGGCGCTGGAACTCATTGCTCAATTATCACCTGATGTAGTGCTAATGGATATTAGAATGCCGATTATGGATGGAGTTGCAGCCACCAAAGAAATTCAAAAAAGTTTCTCTTGGGTGAAAGTCTTAGTTCTCACAACCTTTGATGATGATGAATATGTGAAAGCTGCTGTACAACATGGAGCAATGGGTTATTTACTCAAAGATACACCTTCGGAAGAATTGGCTGTTGCTATTCGTGCAGTTCAGAAAGGATATACGCAATTAGGTCCAGGAATAGTCAAAAAACTTTTGACACAATTTCAGAATATGCCACCCCAAACATCACCTGTACCGCCTGCTTTAGCTGAACTTACTCCTAGAGAAAAAGAAGTTTTACAATTGATTGCTTCAGGTGCTAGTAATCGAGAAATTTCCCAAAAACTATACATTTCTGAAGGGACAGTAAAAAATCATGTAACTAATATTTTAAATCGCTTGAGTTTGCGCGATCGCACCCAAGCTGCTATTGTTGCCAATACTTATTTATCTTATTTGAATGAATCAACTTAA
- a CDS encoding caspase family protein, with translation MAKLALLIGVSEYEPGLNPLPASVKDVLAIAQVLQHPEMCGFAEADIQKLENPDPQKMHEAIETLFCDRRKDDLILLYFSGHGIKDETGKLYLATRLTRKNPQGRLVKATAVPANFIHNIMSESRSKRQVVILDCCFSGAFAEGLSAKDDGSVDIHTQLGGEGRVILTSSTSTQYSFQQEGDNLSIYTRYVVEGIETGAADQDNDGVISIDELHEYAKKKVKEAAPAMQPEIYAVKEGFKIRLAKAPIGDPKLRYRQEVERFASRGVISAIGRSTLDLKRQSLGLLPEEATAIEIEVLKPYQEYQKRLQRYEQVLVEEINKQYPFDQNTRNELITFQQALGLKEEDIQPILARVVPKKIQPEIKPKNNSQRSIWNGINVGVGIFILAGGSSWIVINMLVKSISNPSKPPFGTASKSWCLSQKESWEVFKQESIRASLEENNCQYWGIILPTTKSETSPPSPSPTESPEKPADNKTKSEPPFGTAPKSWCLSQKQLWEFFKNNSGRDDESIRASMEERNCSYWKITLPKPQPYSSAQPNLETLKIPSLPKPKTSLQPSFGNLKTPLLPPLDNSLPINNSHQGTTLLPKPNVSIPSQSLLGTTETAEKMKTDAAAKLSCVQDRDRYKALVQQGAMSEQSAKNALNAKNCSDFGINWP, from the coding sequence ATGGCGAAGTTAGCACTGCTAATAGGAGTCAGTGAGTATGAACCTGGATTGAATCCATTACCAGCCTCAGTCAAAGATGTGCTAGCGATCGCTCAAGTTTTGCAGCATCCAGAAATGTGTGGATTTGCCGAAGCAGATATCCAAAAGCTGGAAAATCCCGATCCTCAGAAAATGCACGAAGCGATTGAGACATTATTTTGCGATCGCCGTAAAGACGACCTCATATTACTTTATTTTTCTGGTCATGGTATCAAAGATGAAACTGGCAAACTTTACTTAGCAACTCGCCTCACTCGCAAAAATCCTCAAGGGCGGCTCGTCAAGGCTACAGCAGTCCCTGCTAATTTTATTCACAATATTATGAGTGAGAGCCGCAGTAAGCGACAAGTTGTTATTCTCGACTGTTGTTTTAGTGGTGCATTTGCAGAAGGCTTATCAGCTAAAGATGATGGTTCTGTAGATATTCACACTCAACTAGGAGGTGAGGGGCGAGTTATTCTCACCTCTTCTACTTCTACACAATATTCTTTTCAACAAGAGGGAGACAATCTCTCAATTTATACTCGTTATGTCGTCGAAGGTATTGAAACAGGAGCAGCAGATCAAGATAACGATGGTGTAATTTCTATAGATGAGTTGCATGAGTACGCCAAAAAGAAAGTTAAAGAAGCAGCTCCCGCCATGCAACCAGAAATCTATGCCGTTAAGGAAGGTTTCAAGATTCGGTTAGCTAAAGCACCCATTGGTGATCCCAAGTTGAGGTACCGCCAAGAAGTTGAACGTTTTGCTAGTCGTGGTGTAATTTCTGCCATTGGGCGTAGTACCTTAGATTTAAAAAGGCAAAGTTTAGGATTGTTACCTGAAGAAGCAACCGCAATTGAAATTGAGGTTCTCAAACCCTACCAAGAATACCAAAAAAGATTGCAGCGATATGAGCAGGTATTAGTTGAGGAAATTAACAAGCAATATCCTTTTGATCAGAACACTCGTAATGAGTTAATAACTTTTCAACAAGCGTTAGGACTCAAAGAGGAAGATATCCAGCCGATATTGGCTCGTGTTGTACCAAAGAAAATTCAACCAGAAATTAAACCTAAAAATAATTCTCAACGTTCTATCTGGAACGGTATAAATGTTGGTGTAGGAATCTTTATTTTGGCTGGTGGAAGCTCCTGGATAGTCATAAATATGTTGGTAAAAAGTATTAGCAATCCATCAAAGCCACCTTTTGGAACCGCATCGAAATCTTGGTGTCTTTCACAAAAAGAATCATGGGAGGTATTCAAACAGGAGTCGATTAGGGCTTCTCTGGAAGAGAACAACTGTCAATATTGGGGTATCATCTTACCTACTACTAAATCTGAGACTTCACCACCGTCTCCTTCTCCAACAGAATCACCAGAAAAACCTGCTGATAACAAGACTAAATCAGAGCCACCTTTTGGAACCGCACCGAAATCTTGGTGTCTTTCACAAAAGCAATTATGGGAGTTCTTCAAAAATAATTCTGGAAGGGATGATGAGTCAATTAGAGCATCAATGGAAGAGAGAAACTGTAGCTACTGGAAGATAACTTTACCCAAACCCCAGCCTTACAGTTCTGCCCAACCAAATTTAGAAACGTTAAAAATACCCTCACTTCCTAAACCTAAGACTTCGTTACAACCAAGTTTTGGCAACCTAAAGACACCATTACTTCCTCCACTTGATAATTCATTACCAATCAATAATTCCCATCAAGGAACGACACTTCTACCTAAGCCTAACGTTAGTATTCCATCACAGTCACTTTTGGGTACAACAGAGACTGCTGAGAAAATGAAAACTGATGCAGCAGCAAAGCTCTCGTGTGTTCAAGATAGAGATAGATATAAAGCGTTAGTTCAACAAGGAGCCATGAGTGAACAGAGTGCCAAAAATGCTTTGAATGCAAAAAATTGTAGTGATTTCGGTATAAATTGGCCGTAA
- a CDS encoding DUF3134 family protein: MVKQSNPALHEEPRHLPAPIIPLKQEESLLDWLHSTGRLVSYPSVDFYYEDEGEEEEEYVADMVDEFDFPAEEVEDLEE; encoded by the coding sequence ATGGTAAAACAATCTAACCCTGCCCTCCACGAAGAACCTCGTCACCTACCAGCTCCGATTATTCCTCTCAAACAAGAGGAATCTTTGCTTGATTGGTTGCACAGTACGGGTAGATTAGTGTCTTACCCATCTGTTGACTTCTATTACGAAGACGAGGGAGAAGAAGAGGAAGAATACGTGGCAGATATGGTAGATGAATTTGACTTTCCAGCAGAAGAAGTAGAGGATTTAGAAGAGTAA
- a CDS encoding potassium channel family protein, translating to MLLSRKQTEFYLTDLETPIGRAINLTIAALVLLSSGIFVAQTYNIPDDVRFQLDLIDKIILIIFAIEYALRLWSAENKLNYLLSFYAIIDLMAILPFFIGFVNISFIRLLRWFRILRLIRFIDKKVFFGSLSTEGSIVFIRILFTLFAIIFVYSGLIYQVEHPVNAQVYRTFLDAFYFSVVTMTTVGFGDVTPISELGRLLTVLMILTGVTLIPWQVGDLIKGLVKTANQVEIVCLGCGLAFHDQDAEFCKRCGAKLPKNRVDE from the coding sequence ATGTTACTGAGTAGAAAACAAACAGAATTTTACTTAACAGACCTAGAAACACCGATAGGTAGAGCAATTAACTTAACAATTGCCGCCTTAGTCTTATTATCATCAGGAATTTTTGTAGCGCAGACATACAACATACCTGATGATGTTCGGTTTCAGTTAGATTTAATCGATAAAATTATCTTGATAATTTTTGCTATAGAATATGCTCTGCGTTTATGGAGTGCAGAAAATAAACTAAATTATCTTTTAAGTTTTTATGCCATCATCGATTTAATGGCTATCTTGCCCTTCTTTATAGGGTTTGTAAATATTAGTTTTATTCGGTTACTCCGATGGTTTAGAATTTTACGTTTAATTAGATTTATAGACAAAAAAGTTTTCTTTGGCAGTCTTAGTACAGAGGGTAGTATAGTTTTTATTCGCATATTATTCACATTATTTGCGATTATCTTTGTTTATTCTGGCTTGATTTATCAAGTAGAACATCCTGTAAATGCCCAAGTTTATAGAACTTTTTTAGATGCTTTCTATTTCTCAGTCGTCACAATGACAACGGTGGGATTTGGTGATGTCACACCGATTTCGGAATTAGGGCGATTGTTGACAGTCTTAATGATTTTGACTGGAGTTACTCTGATTCCTTGGCAAGTGGGAGATTTAATCAAAGGTTTGGTGAAAACTGCTAATCAAGTAGAAATAGTTTGTTTAGGTTGTGGTTTAGCATTTCATGATCAGGATGCTGAGTTTTGTAAACGGTGCGGTGCTAAGTTACCCAAAAACAGAGTTGATGAATAG